Proteins encoded together in one Macadamia integrifolia cultivar HAES 741 chromosome 8, SCU_Mint_v3, whole genome shotgun sequence window:
- the LOC122086582 gene encoding NHP2-like protein 1 codes for MTAETVNPKAYPLADAQLSITILDLIQQAANYKQLKKGANEATKTLNRGISEFIVMAADTEPLEILLHLPLLAEDKNVPYVFVPSKQALGRACGVTRPVIACSVTSNEGSQLKSQIQQLKDAIEKLLI; via the exons ATG ACCGCGGAAACCGTGAATCCGAAAGCGTACCCACTGGCTGATGCCCAGCTTTCAATAACCATACTAGACCTTATTCAACAAGCTGCTAACTACAAACAGCTAAAGAAGGGTGCAAATGAAG CTACCAAGACCCTCAATAGGGGTATATCGGAGTTCATAGTTATGGCAGCTGATACTGAGCCGCTCGAAATTCTTCTCCACCTTCCTCTACTTGCTGAAGATAAG AATGTGCCCTATGTTTTTGTTCCTTCAAAGCAAGCACTTGGCAGAGCATGTGGAGTCACCAGACCTGTGATTGCTTGTTCTGTGACAAGCAACGAGGGAAGCCAGTTGAAATCCCAAATACAGCAACTGAAG GATGCCATTGAGAAACTCCTAATCTGA